The DNA segment CCAGTGACTTGTGTTTCATGTACATCTCAAAACCTCCTTTGTTTGTATTTTTTTTACTCAATTACTCTAACTTAGCCCTATAATTTAATTTTGTCAAGCTCTGTGTGGCAAAAATTAAAGGTAAAATTGAGGTAGTAGATAATTAAATATTTTTATGAAAAAAATAATACCATTTGCAACAATTATTTATACAATTTTGGCTATCCTTATAACTTTAGTGATAATTTTTTATTTTTATTGTAGTAAAATTATTATTAATGAATGTCCAGGTTTTCTTTGTAGCAATCTTCAAAAAACTGCTATCTTTAAAAATATTCATAGCAGTTATTTTTGCAGTTTAGTGGGTGGCAAATGGTATTCATATAGTGATTGCACTGGTGTTGCGGGTTGCCAGGAAAGGCGAGTTTGTGCTGTTAAGTAAAACAAATAGATAATATTTTTCAAATTCAAAAAGCGCTCCGACGTACGTCGGAGCGCTTTTATATTAGAGTTCTTCCAAAAAACTGCAGACAAGAAAACGCGAGTAAGGAGTAATCTAGCCGGAGCCGGATTAAATCCTTTCTTACGTTCCCATGCTTATCGTGCCTGCAGATTTCTGGAAACAAATTTTAAATTTGTTTCCAAGAGTCGCTCAACTGTCAGTTGACTGTTTTCAGGGGGAATAAAAAGCAGCCAAGCTTTCAGTTAAGCGATATTTCAGTTTATCATAACCTGCTAAACTTGTCAAGAGGGTAAGTAAACCTTTTTATTTTGGCCCTAAAAGGGTCTCTTTGAGGCTAATTTTTGTTATTTTATCAACTTGTCAACTAGTCCGTATTTTAAGGCTTCGTCAGCGCTTAAAAAGAAATCACGGTCAGTGTCTTTATCAATTTTGGCAATTGGCTGGCTAGTGTGTTTGGCTAAAATTTCATTAAGCTTATCTTTGATTTTTAAGATATGTTCAGCCCTGATTTTAATGTCAGTGGCTTGGCCTTCTGCTCCGCCCATGACTTGATGCAACATGACTTCTGAATTGGGCAAGACTAATCTTTTACCTTTGGCGCCGGCAGCTAAAAGCACAGCAGCCATGGAAGCTGCAATGCCAATGCAAATCGTGGATACATCCGGCTTGATATATTGCATTGTGTCATAGATTGCCAAGCCGGCAGTGACAGAACCGCCCGGTGAATTAATGTATAATTTAATGTCAGCTTTTGGATCTTCACTGGCTAAAAAAAGCAGCTGGGCAATGACAGTGTTTGCCACTGCATCATTGATGGGCGAACCTAAAAAAATTATCCGTTCTTTTAAAAGGCGGGAATAAATATCATAGGCTCTTTCGCCATAGCTTGATTTTTCAATGACTGTGGGGACTAAAATAGAATTTTGAATTTCTTTTTGTTTAGACATAATATTTAGAATTATGATTTATGAATTATGAAATATTGATTTGATTTCAGATTTCAGATTTCGGAGCTTATTTAGTATAGCAGATAAAACAAAGTCTTTCCAGTCTGGATTATTTTGGGGTTTGGGGATTTTAAAGCCGGCAGCTTTTTTGTGGCCGCCGCCATTGAAAGCCTGAGCCAGACGGCTGACATCAATTTCATCTCTGGTTGTTCTTAAGCTGCCTTTAATAAAATGATCTTCTTCGCTTAAAACTAGGATAAAATCAGCTGTCTGCAAACTGCTTAAAAAATTAGCTAAGCCGTCAAAACTTTCTGCCGGCATTTTAAAATTAATAAGATCTTCCAATGTAACAGTAGTATAAGCAAAATTATATTCAGCATTATATTCAATGCGGTCAAGTAAATTGCCCCAAAGCTTTAAAGCGTCAAAGTTTTTATTGTGAGTAATATTTTCTATAATTTGGTTTATTCTGGCGCCAATTTTTAAAAGCTCTGCTGAGATTTTCAGGCTGGCCGTGGAGGTGGCTGCATTGGTAAAATTCGTGGTGTCAGTTAAAATGCCGGTCAAAAGATTAGTCGCCATGTACTTGTCAAGCGGAATTTTTAAAAAATTAAATAAATTGTAAACAATTTCACTGGTGGAAGAAGCTTGCGGAATTACCAGATTTAGCTGGCCGAAATTATCATTGCTGTGGTGATGGTCAATATTAATGATAACCTGGTTTTGGAGCTGTAATTTTTCAGCCAGACCTGTTCTTTTTAAATCACCGCAATCAATGGCAATAATCAGATCATGCTGAGCCAAATCAATTTTATTATAATCCCAGATTAGATTTTCAATTTTAGGCAAGAAATTGAAATAATCAGGCGGTTTGTTTTGGCAAAAGTATTGGTAGTGCTTGTTTTCATTTTCCAAAACCTGCAATAGCGCTAATGAGGCGCCGAGCGTGTCTCCGTCCGGATTTTCATGAGAGACTACCAGGGGATAACGAGAATCTTTGAGAGCTTGCCAAATTTTGGGAGCGACTTTTTTATAAATCATTTTTTTAAAATCAGAAAATTATGAATTTTCTAATTTATCACCCCTTATTTATTTCGTCAAGCAATTTGTCAACTTCAGTGGCAAAAATTTCCTGCTCGTCAATTTGAAAATTTAGATTAGGAATAAATTTTGTGGTCATCTGCCCTTGCAAGAATTTGCGCAGGTTTTGGCTGTTTTTCCTTAAAATTTCTAAGGCAGTGCCGCGATAGTGTTCGGGAAAAACAGTAATGAAAATCCTGCAGAATTTAAGATCAGGGCTGGTTTCAACCCTGGTGATTGTAACCAAAGAATTTGGCGTGAATTCCAGCTCCTTACTGATAATTTGGCTTAATTTTTGCCTAAGCAGTTCATTGATTTTTTCTATACGTAATGACATATGGTTAGAATTATGAAAGCTGAGAGCTGAATTCTGAATTGGGGTATTTGTCTGGCGGATTTTTAAAGCCCCAGCTTTGAGTTTATTAACTTATTGTACTATACATAGCCAAAACTTGACAACTTTTAGACCTAGTGTTAAGCTTAAACTAACAGAGAATTCCCGCTATGATTTAAAAAACTAATGAGAAAAATAGTGGGGTTGAATTATACTTCTTAATTTAATACTAATTTAATACAACTCGCCAAAAAAGACGAGAGGCGAGCTATTTTTTATGTCTACAAAAAAATCATTAGTAAAAACTCTCCCTAAAATGGGGGAGAGGAGGTTTTTAGCTTCTTTTAAGGAAGTTTTACCATTACCTGATTTAGTAGAAATTCAAAAAACTTCTTATGACTGGTTTTTAAAGCAAGGTTTAAGGGAACTCTTTGATGAAATCTCTCCGATCAAAGATTTTGGCGGCCGCAACCTTGAACTCTCTTTTAAAGACTATTACTTAGACGAACCAAAGTTTGACGAAAAAACATCAAGACAGAAAAACATAACCTTTGAAGCGCCATTGCGCGTCAAGGCCGTTTTGATTAACAAAAAAGATAAAG comes from the Patescibacteria group bacterium genome and includes:
- a CDS encoding ribosome-binding factor A, which gives rise to MSLRIEKINELLRQKLSQIISKELEFTPNSLVTITRVETSPDLKFCRIFITVFPEHYRGTALEILRKNSQNLRKFLQGQMTTKFIPNLNFQIDEQEIFATEVDKLLDEINKG
- the clpP gene encoding ATP-dependent Clp endopeptidase proteolytic subunit ClpP codes for the protein MSKQKEIQNSILVPTVIEKSSYGERAYDIYSRLLKERIIFLGSPINDAVANTVIAQLLFLASEDPKADIKLYINSPGGSVTAGLAIYDTMQYIKPDVSTICIGIAASMAAVLLAAGAKGKRLVLPNSEVMLHQVMGGAEGQATDIKIRAEHILKIKDKLNEILAKHTSQPIAKIDKDTDRDFFLSADEALKYGLVDKLIK
- a CDS encoding bifunctional oligoribonuclease/PAP phosphatase NrnA, which produces MIYKKVAPKIWQALKDSRYPLVVSHENPDGDTLGASLALLQVLENENKHYQYFCQNKPPDYFNFLPKIENLIWDYNKIDLAQHDLIIAIDCGDLKRTGLAEKLQLQNQVIINIDHHHSNDNFGQLNLVIPQASSTSEIVYNLFNFLKIPLDKYMATNLLTGILTDTTNFTNAATSTASLKISAELLKIGARINQIIENITHNKNFDALKLWGNLLDRIEYNAEYNFAYTTVTLEDLINFKMPAESFDGLANFLSSLQTADFILVLSEEDHFIKGSLRTTRDEIDVSRLAQAFNGGGHKKAAGFKIPKPQNNPDWKDFVLSAILNKLRNLKSEIKSIFHNS